From Canis lupus baileyi chromosome 16, mCanLup2.hap1, whole genome shotgun sequence, a single genomic window includes:
- the RPL7A gene encoding large ribosomal subunit protein eL8 yields the protein MPKGKKAKGKKVAPAPAVVKKQEAKKVVNPLFEKRPKNFGIGQDIQPKRDLTRFVKWPRYIRLQRQRAILYKRLKVPPAINQFTQALDRQTATQLLKLAHKYRPETKQEKKQRLLARAEKKAAGKGDVPTKRPPVLRAGVNTVTTLVENKKAQLVVIAHDVDPIELVVFLPALCRKMGVPYCIIKGKARLGRLVHRKTCTTVAFTQVNSEDKGALAKLVEAIRTNYNDRYDEIRRHWGGNVLGPKSVARIAKLEKAKAKELATKLG from the exons ATG CCGAAAGGGAAGAAGGCGAAGGGGAAGAAGGTGGCCCCGGCCCCTGCCGTGGTGAAGAAGCAGGAGGCCAAGAAGGTGGTCAACCCCCTGTTCGAGAAGAGGCCCAAGAACTTCGGCATCG GACAGGACATCCAGCCCAAGAGGGACCTCACCCGCTTTGTCAAGTGGCCGCGCTACATCCGGCTGCAGCGCCAGAGGGCCATCCTGTATAAACGTCTCAAGGTGCCTCCTGCCATTAACCAGTTCACCCAGGCCTTGGACCGCCAAACAG CTACACAACTGCTTAAGCTGGCCCACAAGTACAGACCAGAGACCAAgcaagagaagaagcagaggCTGTTGGCCCGGGCCGAGAAGAAAGCTGCCGGCAAAGGGGATGTCCCCACTAAGAGGCCGCCTGTCCTTCGAGCTG GGGTTAACACTGTCACCACCTTGGTGGAAAACAAGAAGGCTCAGCTGGTAGTGATAGCTCACGACGTGGATCCCATTGAG CTGGTTGTCTTCCTGCCTGCCCTGTGTCGTAAGATGGGGGTTCCTTACTGCATTATCAAGGGGAAGGCCAGGCTGGGGCGTCTGGTCCACAGGAAGACCTGCACCACTGTCGCCTTCACACAGGTTAACTC GGAAGACAAGGGAGCTCTGGCTAAGCTGGTAGAAGCCATCCGGACCAATTACAATGACAGATACGATGAG ATCCGCCGCCACTGGGGAGGCAATGTCCTGGGTCCGAAGTCAGTGGCTCGCATCGCcaagctggaaaaagcaaaggCTAAAGAACTGGCCACCAAGCTGGGCTAA
- the MED22 gene encoding mediator of RNA polymerase II transcription subunit 22, which yields MAQQRALPQSKETLLQSYNKRLKDDVKSIMDNFTEIIKTAKIEDETQVSRATQGEQDNYEMHVRAANIVRAGESLMKLVSDLKQFLILNDFPSVNEAIDQRNQQLRALQEECDRKLIALRDEISIDLYELEEEYYSSSSSLCEANDLPLCEAYWRLDPDTDSADGLSAPVLASPEPSAGPLQAAAPVHSHASGPGPTEHA from the exons ATGGCCCAGCAGAGAGCCCTGCCGCAGAGCAAGGAGACGCTGCTGCAGTCCTACAACAAGCGGCTCAAGGACGATGTCAAGTCCATCATGGACAACTTCACCGAGATCATCAAGACCGCCAAG ATCGAGGACGAGACACAAGTGTCGAGAGCCACTCAGGGCGAGCAGGATAATTACGAGATGCATGTTCGAGCTGCCAACATC GTCCGAGCCGGTGAGTCCCTGATGAAGCTGGTGTCTGACCTCAAGCAGTTCCTCATCCTCAATGACTTCCCATCGGTGAATGAGGCCATCGACCAGCGCAACCAGCAGCTGCGAGCCCTGCAGGAGGAATGTGACCGGAAGCTCATCGCCCTGCGGGACGAGATCTCCATCGACCTGTACGAGCTGGAGGAGGAGTATTACTCGTCCAG CTCAAGTCTTTGCGAAGCTAATGACCTGCCTCTGTGCGAAGCGTACTGGAGGCTGGACCCGGACACAGACTCTGCGGATGGCCTCTCGGCCCCCGTGCTGGCGTCCCCGGAGCCCAGCGCTGGCCCCCTGCAGGCTGCAGCCCCTGTCCACTCCCATGCCAGTGGCCCCGGGCCCACGGAGCACgcctga
- the SURF6 gene encoding surfeit locus protein 6 isoform X1 — protein sequence MSSLLAKDAYLQGLARKICSQPSLEPQKRTSASKARSSEAAGPPKKKRKTAQKKSQRREEKAVEPKSQALEKSPPASRAGKPAVAKEEEAFSSTGSPAGGDVGQGQLRSDALLTEPDSLFALEVVRQRLHEKIQEARHQGRTTELSPAALEKRRRRKQERDRKKRKRKELRAKEKVAQAAEVAELPHEPHKPPPEEAQSGLLFNKVEVTEEQASSKAQRRKEKRQKLKGNLTPLTGKNYRQLLERLQARQAQLDELRDQDEGKARELESKMKWTNLLYKAEGVRIRDNEHLLQEALKRKEKRRAQRKRKWEKRTAHVVEKMQRRQDKRRQNLRKKKAARAEQRLEKAHRKGRILPQDLERAGLA from the exons ATGTCTTCGCTGCTCGCCAAGGACGCCTACCTGCAGGGCCTGGCCAGGAAGATCtgctcccagcccagcctggagccgCAGAAGCGCACGTCCG CCAGTAAAGCTCGAAGCTCTGAAGCTGCTGGGCCTcccaaaaagaagaggaagacgGCGCAGAAGAAATCCCAGAGGCGGGAGGAGAAGGCTGTGGAGCCTAAGTCCCAGGCCCTGGAGAAGTCTCCCCCAGCTTCCAGGGCTGGAAAGCCAGCAGTAGCCAAGGAGGAAGAGGCCTTCAGCTCCACGGGATCCCCAGCAGGTGGGGATGTCGGGCAGGGCCAGCTGAGATCAG ATGCCCTGCTTACAGAGCCTGACTCTCTCTTTGCCTTGGAGGTTGTGCGACAGCGGCTACATGAAAAAATTCAGGAGGCCCGGCATCAG GGCCGCACCACCGAGCTGTCTCCTGCCGCCTTGGAGAAGAGACGGCGGAGGAAACAGGAGCGggacaggaaaaagagaaagcgAAAGGAGCTGAGGGCAAAGGAGAAGGTGGCACAGGCTGCGGAGGTTGCTGAGCTGCCCCATGAGCCCCACAAGCCACCCCCTGAGGAGGCACAGTCAGGGCTGCTCTTCAACAAG GTGGAGGTGACTGAGGAGCAAGCCAGCAGCAAGGCCCAGCGCCGGAAGGAGAAGAGGCAGAAGCTGAAGGGGAACCTGACGCCGCTGACGGGCAAGAACTACCGGCAGCTGCTGGAGCGCCTTCAGGCACGGCAGGCTCAGCTGGACGAGCTGCGGGACCAGGACGAAGGGAAGGCCCGGGAGCTCGAGAGTAAGATGAAGTGGACCAACCTGCTGTACAAGGCCGAGGGCGTGCGCATCCGAGACAATGAGCACCTGCTGCAGGAGGCCCTGAAGCGCAAGGAGAAGCGGCGCGCCCAGCGCAAGCGCAAGTGGGAGAAGCGCACCGCCCACGTGGTCGAGAAGATGCAGCGGCGGCAGGATAAGCGGCGGCAGAACCTGCGCAAGAAAAAGGCGGCCCGGGCAGAGCAGCGCCTGGAGAAGGCCCACAGGAAGGGCCGCATCCTTCCCCAGGACCTGGAGCGGGCTGGCCTGGCGTGA
- the SURF6 gene encoding surfeit locus protein 6 isoform X2, with protein MSSLLAKDAYLQGLARKICSQPSLEPQKRTSASKARSSEAAGPPKKKRKTAQKKSQRREEKAVEPKSQALEKSPPASRAGKPAVAKEEEAFSSTGSPADALLTEPDSLFALEVVRQRLHEKIQEARHQGRTTELSPAALEKRRRRKQERDRKKRKRKELRAKEKVAQAAEVAELPHEPHKPPPEEAQSGLLFNKVEVTEEQASSKAQRRKEKRQKLKGNLTPLTGKNYRQLLERLQARQAQLDELRDQDEGKARELESKMKWTNLLYKAEGVRIRDNEHLLQEALKRKEKRRAQRKRKWEKRTAHVVEKMQRRQDKRRQNLRKKKAARAEQRLEKAHRKGRILPQDLERAGLA; from the exons ATGTCTTCGCTGCTCGCCAAGGACGCCTACCTGCAGGGCCTGGCCAGGAAGATCtgctcccagcccagcctggagccgCAGAAGCGCACGTCCG CCAGTAAAGCTCGAAGCTCTGAAGCTGCTGGGCCTcccaaaaagaagaggaagacgGCGCAGAAGAAATCCCAGAGGCGGGAGGAGAAGGCTGTGGAGCCTAAGTCCCAGGCCCTGGAGAAGTCTCCCCCAGCTTCCAGGGCTGGAAAGCCAGCAGTAGCCAAGGAGGAAGAGGCCTTCAGCTCCACGGGATCCCCAGCAG ATGCCCTGCTTACAGAGCCTGACTCTCTCTTTGCCTTGGAGGTTGTGCGACAGCGGCTACATGAAAAAATTCAGGAGGCCCGGCATCAG GGCCGCACCACCGAGCTGTCTCCTGCCGCCTTGGAGAAGAGACGGCGGAGGAAACAGGAGCGggacaggaaaaagagaaagcgAAAGGAGCTGAGGGCAAAGGAGAAGGTGGCACAGGCTGCGGAGGTTGCTGAGCTGCCCCATGAGCCCCACAAGCCACCCCCTGAGGAGGCACAGTCAGGGCTGCTCTTCAACAAG GTGGAGGTGACTGAGGAGCAAGCCAGCAGCAAGGCCCAGCGCCGGAAGGAGAAGAGGCAGAAGCTGAAGGGGAACCTGACGCCGCTGACGGGCAAGAACTACCGGCAGCTGCTGGAGCGCCTTCAGGCACGGCAGGCTCAGCTGGACGAGCTGCGGGACCAGGACGAAGGGAAGGCCCGGGAGCTCGAGAGTAAGATGAAGTGGACCAACCTGCTGTACAAGGCCGAGGGCGTGCGCATCCGAGACAATGAGCACCTGCTGCAGGAGGCCCTGAAGCGCAAGGAGAAGCGGCGCGCCCAGCGCAAGCGCAAGTGGGAGAAGCGCACCGCCCACGTGGTCGAGAAGATGCAGCGGCGGCAGGATAAGCGGCGGCAGAACCTGCGCAAGAAAAAGGCGGCCCGGGCAGAGCAGCGCCTGGAGAAGGCCCACAGGAAGGGCCGCATCCTTCCCCAGGACCTGGAGCGGGCTGGCCTGGCGTGA